In one Streptomyces sp. NBC_00597 genomic region, the following are encoded:
- a CDS encoding purine-nucleoside phosphorylase yields MNASVTDPYADATAAAARLRELTGAETHDVALVMGSGWAPAAEALGAPEAEFSVTELPGFPPPAVEGHGGKIRSYKIGDKRALLFLGRTHYYEGRGVAAVAHGVRTAVAAGCKTVVLTNGCGGLREGMKPGQPVLISDHLNLTAASPIVGANFVDLTDLYSPRLRAMCKEIDETLEEGVYVQFPGPHYETPAEINMIRVMGADLVGMSTVLEAIAAREAGAEVLGISLVTNLAAGLSGEPLNHEEVLQAGRDSAARMGKLLTQVLDRI; encoded by the coding sequence GTGAACGCATCTGTTACCGATCCCTACGCCGACGCCACCGCCGCAGCCGCCCGCCTGCGTGAGCTGACAGGCGCCGAAACCCACGATGTCGCCCTCGTCATGGGCTCCGGCTGGGCCCCCGCCGCAGAGGCGCTGGGCGCACCCGAGGCCGAGTTCTCCGTCACCGAGCTGCCCGGCTTCCCGCCGCCCGCGGTCGAGGGCCACGGCGGCAAGATCCGCTCGTACAAGATCGGCGACAAGCGTGCGCTGCTCTTCCTCGGCCGGACCCACTACTACGAGGGCCGCGGCGTCGCCGCCGTCGCCCACGGCGTGCGCACCGCCGTCGCCGCCGGCTGCAAGACCGTCGTCCTGACCAACGGCTGCGGCGGTCTGCGCGAGGGCATGAAGCCCGGCCAGCCCGTCCTGATCAGCGACCACCTCAACCTGACGGCCGCCTCGCCGATCGTCGGCGCGAACTTCGTGGACCTGACCGACCTGTACTCGCCGCGCCTGCGCGCGATGTGCAAGGAGATCGACGAGACCCTCGAAGAGGGCGTCTACGTCCAGTTCCCCGGCCCGCACTACGAGACCCCGGCCGAGATCAACATGATCCGCGTCATGGGCGCCGACCTGGTCGGCATGTCCACCGTGCTGGAGGCGATCGCCGCCCGCGAGGCCGGCGCCGAGGTGCTGGGCATCTCCCTGGTCACCAACCTGGCGGCGGGCCTGTCCGGCGAGCCGCTGAACCACGAAGAGGTCCTCCAGGCCGGCCGTGACTCGGCCGCGCGCATGGGCAAGCTGCTGACGCAGGTCCTCGACCGCATCTGA
- a CDS encoding gamma-glutamylcyclotransferase, with product MSLYAAYAGNLDPRLMTRRAPHSPLRGTGWINDWRLTFGGEQMGWEGALATIVEAPRHQVFVALYDIAPLDEDSMDRWEGVGLDIYRRMRIRVHTLDGEEAAWCYVLNGYEGGLPSARYLGEIADAAESAGAPHDYVMELRKRPC from the coding sequence ATGTCGCTCTACGCCGCGTACGCCGGCAACCTCGACCCGCGGCTGATGACGCGCCGCGCTCCGCATTCGCCGCTGCGCGGCACGGGCTGGATCAACGACTGGCGGCTGACCTTCGGCGGTGAGCAGATGGGCTGGGAGGGCGCCCTCGCCACCATCGTCGAGGCCCCCCGCCACCAGGTGTTCGTCGCCCTGTACGACATCGCACCGCTGGACGAGGACTCCATGGACCGGTGGGAGGGCGTCGGGCTCGACATCTACCGCCGGATGCGGATCCGCGTCCACACGCTGGACGGCGAGGAGGCGGCCTGGTGCTACGTGCTGAACGGATACGAGGGCGGGCTGCCCTCGGCGCGCTACCTCGGTGAGATCGCCGACGCGGCCGAATCGGCGGGCGCCCCGCACGACTACGTGATGGAACTGCGCAAGCGCCCCTGCTAG